A region of Brevundimonas sp. NIBR10 DNA encodes the following proteins:
- a CDS encoding serine hydrolase: MSLSLSRRQAVSSVAGLGAISAPRLVWSQSAAADSEALAGAVDAYVSQAMAAFPDQPALSIALVKDGRTLLAKGYGVRRMDAPGRVDEHTLFAIASNTKNVTAAALAILVDDGKVKWDEPVRTYLPGFTLSDPVIGERITVRDTLSHRAGFGLGAGDLLFWPNSDRTREEVLRQAVFVPIEDGFRANYHYCNLMFVVAGAVIEKVSGMTWEQFIQTRILDRVGMTETVPMTTMADPAKSALPHARVGPPLRTHGPMVRIADSIAEVWNWDSAAAAGGFCTNPVDWAKWIKLRLAMGALPDGSRLFSEAAAREMWRPNIIVGSSPGPTAELPNRAIASTYAMGFQVQDYRGERLISHGGGSPGGISATVLIPGRNTGFSIFSNAEESFLLRALRSGIADIVMEKAGFDWIADSRKLAADATARAIAAAAGIDAKQQAGAPLSQPLASYAGTWRDPWYGDIVIETRGQGLWLSFSRTPALKGPLEPYEGETMRTRFPDKREEDLLITFAVEGRTATMKALSPDADFSYDYQDLRLTKV; the protein is encoded by the coding sequence ATGTCCCTGTCCCTCTCGCGTCGTCAGGCTGTGTCGTCGGTCGCTGGTCTCGGCGCGATCTCGGCACCGCGTCTGGTCTGGAGCCAGTCGGCGGCTGCGGACAGTGAGGCCCTCGCCGGAGCGGTGGACGCCTATGTCAGCCAGGCCATGGCGGCCTTCCCGGATCAGCCGGCCCTGTCGATCGCCCTGGTCAAGGACGGCCGGACCCTGCTTGCCAAAGGCTACGGCGTGCGCCGGATGGATGCGCCGGGTCGGGTGGATGAGCACACCCTGTTCGCCATCGCCTCGAACACCAAGAACGTCACCGCCGCCGCCCTGGCCATCCTGGTCGACGATGGCAAGGTGAAATGGGACGAACCGGTGCGGACCTATCTGCCCGGCTTTACCCTTTCGGATCCGGTGATCGGCGAGCGGATCACTGTGCGCGATACGCTGAGCCACCGGGCGGGATTCGGCCTGGGCGCCGGCGATCTGCTGTTCTGGCCCAACTCGGACCGGACCCGCGAGGAGGTGCTGCGTCAGGCCGTCTTCGTCCCGATCGAGGACGGATTCCGGGCCAACTACCACTACTGCAACCTGATGTTCGTGGTCGCCGGGGCGGTGATCGAAAAGGTCTCCGGCATGACGTGGGAGCAGTTCATCCAGACCCGCATCCTCGACCGGGTCGGCATGACCGAGACCGTGCCGATGACCACGATGGCCGATCCGGCGAAATCGGCCCTGCCGCACGCGCGGGTCGGGCCGCCGCTGCGGACCCACGGGCCGATGGTCCGGATCGCGGACTCGATCGCCGAGGTCTGGAACTGGGATTCTGCGGCGGCGGCGGGCGGCTTCTGCACCAACCCGGTCGACTGGGCCAAATGGATCAAGCTGCGTCTGGCGATGGGGGCGTTGCCGGACGGGTCGCGACTGTTCTCGGAGGCCGCGGCGCGCGAGATGTGGCGGCCCAACATCATCGTCGGCTCGTCGCCGGGCCCGACCGCCGAGCTGCCCAACCGCGCCATCGCCTCGACCTATGCCATGGGCTTCCAGGTCCAGGACTATCGCGGCGAACGGCTGATCAGCCACGGCGGCGGGTCGCCGGGCGGGATTTCGGCGACGGTGTTGATCCCGGGCCGCAATACCGGCTTCTCGATCTTCTCCAATGCGGAAGAGAGCTTCCTGCTGCGGGCCCTGCGCAGCGGTATCGCCGACATCGTCATGGAAAAGGCGGGCTTCGACTGGATCGCGGATTCCCGGAAACTGGCGGCGGACGCAACGGCCAGGGCGATTGCCGCAGCCGCCGGGATCGATGCGAAGCAACAGGCGGGCGCCCCGCTGTCGCAGCCCCTGGCGTCCTATGCCGGAACCTGGAGAGACCCCTGGTACGGCGACATCGTCATCGAGACGCGGGGTCAGGGGCTGTGGCTGTCGTTCAGCCGGACGCCCGCGCTCAAGGGCCCACTTGAGCCGTATGAGGGCGAGACGATGCGGACGCGGTTTCCGGACAAGCGAGAGGAAGACCTGCTGATCACGTTCGCCGTAGAAGGTCGAACCGCCACGATGAAGGCCTTGAGCCCCGACGCCGATTTCTCATACGACTACCAGGACCTGAGGTTGACGAAGGTTTAG
- a CDS encoding type II toxin-antitoxin system RelE/ParE family toxin: MSLAARQDLSTIYRHGVEAFGQRQADRYIDGLLETLDLIADFPEMARVRDSLNPPACVHGHRRHVIVYDLLADEIVLIVRIRHALEDWQGLSGDMEQ; encoded by the coding sequence ATGAGTTTGGCAGCCAGGCAAGACTTGTCGACGATCTATCGGCATGGCGTGGAAGCCTTTGGTCAACGACAGGCCGACCGCTACATCGACGGGCTTCTCGAAACCCTCGACCTCATAGCTGATTTTCCCGAGATGGCCCGGGTTCGAGACTCGCTGAACCCTCCTGCCTGCGTCCATGGACATCGTCGTCACGTCATCGTCTATGATTTGCTGGCGGACGAGATCGTATTGATCGTTCGGATTCGTCATGCCCTGGAAGACTGGCAAGGCTTGTCAGGAGACATGGAACAATGA
- a CDS encoding cation:proton antiporter: MAIGHGGGGEYKDLVVFLAAAGVVVPLFSRLKISPVLGFLAAGVLLGPHGLGSLAESAPWLSWFTISDPTQIAQLSELGVAFLLFMIGLELSWERLKSMRRLVFGLGLMQVVICSVVLGAGFALLGQSLAGAAVLGMGLALSSTAVVMPVMAERGRLKGAVGRSTFAVLLAQDLAVAPILITVSLLVAAAAPGGLLEPQLIGRTLFALAPAAIGLALVVVIGRLVLRPLFRSVARSRKRTNSGQELFVALCLLIVVGAGVAAQAAGLSMSIGALIAGVMIAETEYRREVEINIEPFKGLLLGVFFVGVGIGLDVRAVAADPLFIFGLAALITVVKAGLIFGLARLWGIGARTAIETALVLGPAGEFAFVILATGMAEGVAPPAFTQGVMLSATLSMFTVPLMAALGQRLSRRPETATGLAEDTPPPVVRDGAVMIVGYGRVGRLVGDMLAEHNVPFIALDTDPAAVTAARKAGVDIYYGDAGRAEMLELCGIGTARALVVTMDAPGKVDEVVIAARALRSEMTLIARARDDRHAARLYGLGVTDAVPETTEASLQLAENTLVDIGVPMGLVLASIHEKRDQFRAVFQAATPADRRNRPTRALRGSTPGS; the protein is encoded by the coding sequence ATGGCGATCGGGCACGGCGGCGGCGGCGAATACAAGGACCTGGTCGTCTTCCTCGCGGCAGCGGGCGTCGTAGTGCCCCTGTTCAGCCGGTTGAAGATCAGCCCCGTGCTCGGCTTCCTCGCCGCCGGCGTCCTGCTGGGCCCGCACGGTCTGGGCAGCCTGGCCGAAAGCGCGCCCTGGCTGTCGTGGTTCACCATCTCCGACCCGACCCAGATCGCCCAGCTGAGCGAACTCGGCGTGGCCTTCCTGCTGTTCATGATCGGCCTGGAGCTGTCGTGGGAACGGCTGAAGTCCATGCGTCGCCTCGTCTTCGGCCTGGGGCTGATGCAGGTCGTGATCTGTTCGGTGGTGCTCGGGGCCGGTTTCGCCCTGCTGGGCCAGTCGCTGGCAGGGGCGGCCGTGCTGGGCATGGGCCTGGCCCTGTCCTCGACAGCGGTCGTCATGCCCGTCATGGCCGAGCGCGGGCGACTGAAGGGGGCGGTGGGCCGATCCACCTTCGCCGTCCTGCTGGCCCAGGATCTGGCCGTGGCGCCGATTCTGATCACCGTCTCCCTGCTGGTCGCCGCCGCCGCACCCGGCGGCTTGCTGGAGCCGCAGCTGATCGGCCGCACCCTGTTCGCCCTGGCCCCCGCCGCCATCGGCCTGGCCCTGGTCGTCGTCATCGGCCGGCTGGTGCTGCGGCCCCTGTTCCGATCGGTGGCGCGCAGCCGCAAGCGCACCAACTCGGGCCAGGAGCTGTTCGTCGCCCTGTGCCTGTTGATCGTGGTCGGTGCCGGCGTCGCGGCCCAGGCGGCGGGCCTGTCGATGAGCATCGGCGCGCTGATCGCCGGGGTCATGATCGCCGAGACCGAATACCGCCGCGAGGTCGAGATCAACATCGAACCCTTCAAGGGCCTGCTGCTGGGCGTCTTCTTCGTCGGCGTCGGCATCGGCCTGGACGTCCGGGCCGTCGCCGCCGATCCGCTGTTTATCTTCGGTCTCGCCGCGCTGATCACCGTGGTCAAGGCGGGCCTGATCTTCGGTCTGGCCCGGTTGTGGGGCATCGGCGCCCGCACCGCCATCGAGACGGCCCTGGTTCTCGGCCCGGCCGGGGAGTTCGCCTTCGTCATCCTGGCCACCGGCATGGCCGAGGGCGTGGCCCCGCCCGCCTTCACCCAGGGCGTCATGCTGTCGGCGACCCTGAGCATGTTCACCGTGCCCCTGATGGCCGCCCTCGGCCAGCGACTGTCCCGTCGGCCGGAGACCGCGACCGGACTTGCGGAGGACACCCCACCTCCGGTGGTTCGTGACGGCGCGGTGATGATCGTGGGCTATGGCCGGGTCGGACGGCTGGTCGGCGACATGCTGGCCGAGCACAACGTCCCCTTCATCGCACTCGACACCGATCCCGCCGCCGTCACCGCGGCGCGCAAGGCGGGCGTGGACATCTATTACGGAGACGCGGGTCGCGCGGAGATGCTGGAACTGTGCGGGATCGGCACCGCCCGAGCCCTGGTCGTCACCATGGACGCCCCCGGAAAGGTGGATGAGGTCGTCATCGCCGCCCGCGCCCTGCGCTCGGAAATGACCCTGATCGCGCGGGCCCGCGACGATCGCCACGCCGCCCGTCTGTACGGCCTGGGGGTCACAGATGCCGTCCCGGAGACGACCGAGGCCAGTCTGCAACTGGCTGAAAACACCCTGGTCGACATCGGGGTGCCCATGGGGCTGGTGCTCGCCTCCATCCACGAAAAGCGCGACCAGTTCCGCGCCGTGTTCCAGGCCGCGACGCCCGCCGATCGCCGGAACCGTCCGACCCGGGCCCTGCGCGGATCCACTCCGGGCAGCTGA
- a CDS encoding aromatic ring-hydroxylating dioxygenase subunit alpha codes for MPADSASIPTTTPEAKAPPSAFGKGFVLDAWYFVALSRDVTPGSLKRHELMGEPVLVGRTKAGAVYGMRDICPHRAAPLSAGRLVEHPGEGETVECCYHGWRFRPDGVCAAIPSLVEDQAYEAGRIRVRSYPVVESQGMVFVWMRSDPRSDAAPDHEPPVFPGVVGGEAKLVEWMDFDSHIDHAVVGLMDPAHGPYVHQQWWWRSAHSMHEKAKAFEPRPEGFAMVRHAPSSNSRAYRILGGAPATEITFRLPGYRWEHIQVGEKQVLALTCLTPVTETKTRITQIFWSDHWVFGVAKPFLRMGVRAFLKQDGGMVNLQNEGLRYDPALIWIDDADRQAKWYQQLKREWIRSRAEGRAFQNPVEPAVLRWKS; via the coding sequence ATGCCCGCCGACTCCGCATCCATCCCGACCACCACCCCCGAGGCCAAGGCCCCGCCGAGTGCGTTCGGCAAGGGGTTCGTGCTGGACGCCTGGTATTTCGTGGCCCTGTCGCGCGATGTGACGCCGGGGTCGCTGAAGCGGCATGAGCTGATGGGCGAGCCGGTGCTTGTGGGCCGGACGAAGGCCGGTGCCGTTTATGGGATGCGCGACATCTGTCCCCACCGGGCCGCGCCCCTCTCGGCCGGGCGGCTGGTCGAGCATCCGGGCGAGGGCGAGACGGTCGAGTGCTGCTATCACGGCTGGCGGTTCCGGCCGGACGGCGTCTGCGCGGCCATTCCGTCCCTGGTCGAGGATCAGGCCTATGAGGCGGGGCGGATCCGGGTGCGGTCCTATCCGGTGGTCGAGAGCCAGGGGATGGTGTTCGTCTGGATGCGCTCGGACCCGCGCTCGGACGCCGCGCCCGACCATGAGCCGCCTGTGTTTCCCGGGGTCGTCGGCGGCGAGGCCAAACTGGTCGAGTGGATGGATTTCGACAGCCATATCGACCACGCCGTCGTCGGCCTGATGGACCCCGCCCACGGCCCCTATGTCCATCAGCAATGGTGGTGGCGGTCGGCCCATTCGATGCACGAGAAGGCCAAGGCCTTCGAGCCGCGGCCTGAGGGCTTCGCCATGGTGCGCCACGCACCGTCGTCGAACAGCAGGGCCTATCGCATCCTGGGCGGGGCGCCGGCGACGGAGATCACCTTCCGCCTGCCCGGCTATCGCTGGGAGCATATCCAGGTGGGGGAGAAACAGGTCCTCGCCCTGACCTGCCTGACGCCCGTGACGGAGACGAAGACGCGGATCACCCAGATCTTCTGGTCCGACCACTGGGTCTTCGGCGTCGCCAAGCCCTTCCTGCGGATGGGGGTGCGGGCCTTCCTGAAACAGGACGGCGGGATGGTGAACCTGCAGAACGAGGGCCTGCGCTACGACCCGGCCCTGATCTGGATCGATGACGCCGACCGACAGGCGAAATGGTACCAGCAGCTCAAGCGCGAATGGATCCGAAGCCGCGCCGAGGGACGGGCGTTCCAGAATCCGGTCGAACCGGCGGTACTAAGGTGGAAGAGCTGA
- a CDS encoding pyridoxamine 5'-phosphate oxidase family protein: MADDLTPAEAEKEFWKSLKESNTGMLGLDQPGYHSQPMTGYAEPETGTIWFFTRDDTDFARDVAAGGVGGGGQSGMFTYQAKDQKVQACIHGELSIDNDRERIEKYWNPVVAAWYPDGKDDAHLTLIRFDGDDGRVWVSDKGALGFGYQVLKANLTKSIPDVGGVSDINLN, from the coding sequence ATGGCCGACGACCTGACCCCCGCCGAGGCGGAAAAGGAATTCTGGAAGAGCCTGAAGGAATCCAACACCGGCATGCTGGGCCTCGACCAGCCCGGCTATCACAGCCAGCCGATGACCGGCTATGCCGAGCCCGAGACCGGAACGATCTGGTTCTTCACCCGTGACGACACCGACTTCGCCCGCGACGTGGCGGCCGGCGGGGTTGGAGGCGGCGGCCAATCGGGCATGTTCACCTATCAGGCCAAGGACCAGAAGGTTCAGGCCTGCATCCACGGCGAACTCTCGATCGACAACGACCGCGAGCGGATCGAGAAATACTGGAACCCCGTCGTCGCCGCCTGGTACCCCGACGGCAAGGACGACGCCCACCTGACCCTGATCCGCTTCGACGGCGACGACGGCCGGGTCTGGGTCTCGGACAAGGGCGCGCTGGGTTTCGGCTATCAGGTGCTCAAGGCCAATCTGACCAAGAGCATCCCCGATGTCGGCGGCGTGTCCGACATCAATCTGAACTAG
- a CDS encoding type II toxin-antitoxin system ParD family antitoxin gives MATMNISLPDQMKAWVEAQSADGRYSNSSDYVRDLIRREQIRAEKIANMQRLVDEGRASGVSDQSPRQIIDEIRAELRQRA, from the coding sequence ATGGCCACGATGAACATCTCCCTCCCCGATCAGATGAAGGCCTGGGTCGAGGCCCAGTCGGCCGACGGCCGCTATTCGAACTCCAGCGACTATGTCCGCGACCTGATCCGCCGCGAGCAGATCAGGGCGGAGAAGATCGCCAACATGCAGCGACTGGTTGATGAAGGCCGTGCGAGCGGCGTGTCCGACCAGTCTCCGCGACAGATCATCGACGAGATTCGCGCCGAACTCCGCCAACGCGCCTGA
- the pelA gene encoding pectate lyase produces the protein MSIRTAWIAAAVALSLGACATAPVRAETQPLTWGTSLAKQDAAWYATPDARRIADTIILYQSAEGGWPKNTDLLVAPTGPLDPDLANSFDNNGTSLPLTFLAKVIAAGGETPARRAAFDRGVDYVLAAQYANGGWPQFFPLRRGYYTHITYNDDAQVRLLTLVKDIAAGGAPYGFVDAARKARAADALARGIDVILKTQIVQDGKLTVWCAQHDEVTLAPAWARKFEPPSLSGYESVGITRFLMSLDRPSPQIIAAVEGSIAWFRAHGIADIAVERFTDANGHPDRRVIPAPGQTLWARFYELGTNRPIFMGRDSVAKGSLAEIEQERRAGYNYWDGAAANLIARDYPAWRARIAG, from the coding sequence ATGTCCATCCGCACCGCCTGGATCGCCGCCGCCGTCGCCCTGTCGCTGGGGGCCTGTGCCACCGCCCCCGTCCGCGCCGAGACCCAGCCCTTGACCTGGGGAACGAGCCTCGCGAAGCAGGACGCCGCCTGGTACGCCACGCCCGACGCGCGCCGGATCGCCGACACCATCATCCTGTATCAATCGGCCGAAGGCGGCTGGCCCAAGAACACCGACCTGCTGGTCGCGCCGACCGGGCCGCTGGATCCCGATCTGGCCAACAGTTTCGACAACAACGGCACCAGCCTGCCGCTGACGTTTCTGGCCAAGGTCATCGCGGCCGGAGGCGAGACCCCCGCCCGGCGCGCGGCCTTCGACAGGGGTGTGGATTACGTCCTGGCCGCCCAGTACGCCAACGGCGGCTGGCCTCAGTTCTTCCCGCTGCGCCGGGGCTATTACACCCACATCACCTACAACGACGACGCCCAGGTCCGACTCCTGACCCTGGTCAAGGACATCGCGGCGGGGGGTGCGCCCTACGGCTTCGTCGATGCGGCGCGCAAGGCCCGCGCGGCCGACGCCCTGGCGCGCGGCATCGATGTGATCCTCAAGACCCAGATCGTTCAGGACGGGAAGTTGACCGTCTGGTGCGCCCAGCATGACGAAGTGACCCTGGCCCCCGCCTGGGCCCGCAAGTTCGAGCCGCCGTCCCTGTCGGGCTATGAGAGCGTCGGGATCACCCGCTTCCTGATGTCCCTCGACCGCCCCTCGCCCCAGATCATCGCCGCCGTCGAGGGCTCCATTGCCTGGTTCCGCGCCCACGGTATTGCCGACATCGCCGTCGAGCGCTTCACCGATGCCAACGGCCATCCCGACCGCAGGGTGATCCCCGCCCCCGGCCAGACCCTGTGGGCCCGTTTCTACGAGCTCGGCACCAACCGCCCGATCTTCATGGGCCGGGACTCGGTCGCCAAGGGCTCGCTGGCCGAGATCGAGCAGGAGCGTCGGGCGGGCTACAACTACTGGGACGGTGCCGCCGCCAACCTGATCGCCCGCGACTATCCGGCCTGGCGCGCGCGGATCGCCGGATAG
- a CDS encoding TetR/AcrR family transcriptional regulator, whose translation MSQSLATALHADDAEAAPRLNRRQAAKVRTRQKVLDAARNLFAERGYEPATIRDIAKGAGMSTGAVFANFQDKAELFEAVLTEDMTRLADTVKTGAGEGSAQARLNAALAAGYHGSLDQLPLFQAIVARSWFQPLAAETRARAVTRQLLVVITDILRDGVSKGELSQDADVPLLTELVWDAYLSNYRRAAYDGWSAAQLTDHVAKQVAVILAGALTRK comes from the coding sequence ATGTCCCAATCCCTCGCGACCGCTCTTCACGCCGACGATGCGGAGGCCGCGCCGCGCCTCAACCGCCGCCAGGCCGCCAAGGTCCGGACGCGCCAGAAGGTTCTCGACGCCGCTCGCAACCTGTTCGCCGAGCGCGGTTATGAACCCGCCACCATCCGCGACATCGCCAAGGGCGCCGGCATGTCGACCGGTGCCGTCTTCGCCAATTTCCAGGACAAGGCCGAACTGTTCGAAGCCGTCCTGACCGAGGACATGACCCGCCTGGCCGACACGGTGAAGACCGGTGCCGGTGAAGGTTCGGCCCAGGCCCGCCTGAACGCCGCCCTGGCCGCCGGCTATCACGGCTCGCTGGATCAGCTGCCCCTGTTCCAGGCCATCGTCGCCCGTTCCTGGTTCCAGCCCCTGGCCGCCGAAACCCGCGCCCGCGCCGTGACCAGACAGCTGCTGGTCGTGATCACCGACATCCTGCGCGACGGTGTGTCCAAGGGCGAGCTGAGCCAGGACGCCGATGTGCCGCTGCTGACCGAACTGGTCTGGGACGCCTATCTGTCCAACTACCGCCGCGCCGCCTACGACGGCTGGAGCGCCGCCCAGCTGACCGACCACGTCGCCAAACAGGTCGCGGTCATCCTGGCCGGTGCGCTGACCCGGAAGTAG
- the queG gene encoding tRNA epoxyqueuosine(34) reductase QueG codes for MAADIRPFIRERAQELGFSACRFASAAEPWSAGERLAHFVEAGRHGDMGWMETTLERRAHPTAMWTDARTAIVLGVNYGPDHDPLPEMADASAGYVSVYARGDDYHELIKGRLKQLAGQVAARTGAEVKVFVDTAPLMEKPLAQRAGLGWQGKHTNLLSREHGNWLFLGVILSAAEIEPDAAEGEHCGSCNACLDACPTKAFPAPFQLDARRCLSYLTIEFAGPWPVEFRTATGSRIYGCDDCLAVCPWNKFASASSEARLKARDNLVSPRLSDLAALDDAAFRALFSKSPIKRIGRDRFIRNVLYAIANSENGDLIQAAVSLLDDPSPLVRGAAVWAVGRLVEPGRFALLRNGRRETETDPVVIEEWGRFVPSPAL; via the coding sequence ATGGCCGCCGACATCCGTCCCTTCATTCGCGAGCGCGCGCAGGAACTCGGCTTTTCCGCCTGCCGCTTCGCCTCGGCCGCCGAGCCTTGGAGCGCCGGCGAGCGGCTGGCCCATTTCGTCGAGGCCGGTCGGCACGGCGACATGGGCTGGATGGAGACGACGCTCGAGCGCCGCGCCCACCCCACGGCGATGTGGACCGATGCGCGCACCGCCATTGTGCTGGGCGTCAACTACGGCCCCGACCACGACCCCCTGCCCGAGATGGCCGATGCCTCGGCAGGCTATGTTTCGGTCTATGCGCGCGGCGACGACTATCACGAACTGATCAAGGGCCGGCTGAAACAGCTGGCCGGCCAGGTCGCCGCCCGCACCGGGGCCGAAGTGAAGGTCTTCGTCGACACCGCCCCCCTGATGGAAAAGCCCCTAGCCCAGCGGGCCGGCCTCGGCTGGCAGGGCAAGCACACCAATCTGCTCAGCCGCGAGCACGGCAACTGGCTGTTCCTCGGCGTCATCCTGTCGGCCGCCGAGATCGAGCCGGACGCGGCCGAGGGCGAACACTGCGGATCCTGCAACGCCTGCCTCGATGCCTGCCCCACCAAGGCCTTTCCGGCCCCGTTCCAGCTCGATGCCCGGCGGTGCCTGTCCTATCTGACCATCGAGTTCGCTGGCCCCTGGCCGGTGGAGTTCCGCACGGCGACCGGCAGCCGCATCTACGGCTGCGACGACTGCCTGGCCGTCTGCCCCTGGAACAAGTTCGCCTCGGCCTCCAGCGAGGCCCGGCTGAAGGCGCGCGACAACCTGGTCAGCCCCCGCCTGTCGGACCTCGCCGCGCTGGACGACGCAGCCTTCCGCGCCCTGTTTTCCAAGAGCCCGATCAAGCGGATTGGCCGCGACCGCTTCATTCGCAACGTGCTGTACGCCATCGCCAACAGCGAAAACGGCGACCTGATCCAGGCCGCCGTTTCCTTGCTCGATGACCCCTCGCCGCTGGTACGGGGGGCCGCTGTGTGGGCGGTCGGGCGGCTGGTCGAGCCCGGCCGTTTCGCCCTGCTGAGGAACGGGCGGCGCGAAACCGAGACCGACCCCGTAGTGATCGAGGAATGGGGGAGGTTCGTACCCTCCCCCGCTCTCTGA
- a CDS encoding M13-type metalloendopeptidase: MKTLLLGAAIGALLLPAALPAMAQDFSAQSDDHECVDEACTIVSLFQTTAPASGYQGTTAPKYGTWGFDLAGRDTSVNPGDSFMEYANGTALQSLQIPSDRTSYGSFALLRELSDNRMKELVTGLAARTDLTAGSDEQKIADAYRSYANEARVEQLDAQPLQPYLTAIRAADSHQKMAAYMGNSIGKLGSSFFRTGITIDAKAPNRYVVAAGQGGIGLPNRDYYLSPLYADKKVKYQAYVERMLTMIGWDKPAENAAAIVALETRIAEAHWTPIENRNRDKTYNEYTIAQLVSEAPGFDWQAYFDAAQLGDTPRLIVAQNTAVPKIAAIYAETPVALLQAWQAFQTADGAAPLLSKRFSDAQWEFRSRDLSGQPEQRSREKRSISFAEGMLGEAAGRLYVAEYFPAESKAKMETLVANLRTALSHRIEGLTWMGTETKAAAQEKLRKFTVKIGYPDKWRDYSALQVRADDLFGNARRASQFQWDYQRNRLNEPVNKQEWGMTPQTVNAYYNSANNEIVFPAAILQPPFFDPDADPAVNYGGIGGVIGHEIGHGFDDQGSKSDGDGVLRNWWTDADKTNFLSLTTRLGAQYDQYEPLPGYKVQGGLTMGENIGDASGVAVGLEAYHLSLNGQPAPVLDGTTGDQRFFYGWAQVWQSKMRDEAAKQQVATDPHSPAMFRVIGPVRNHDAWYEAFNVQPGTKYYLPPEERVRIW; this comes from the coding sequence ATGAAGACGTTGCTTCTCGGTGCCGCGATCGGCGCATTGCTGCTGCCCGCCGCCCTTCCCGCCATGGCCCAGGACTTCTCCGCCCAATCCGACGACCATGAATGCGTCGACGAGGCCTGCACGATCGTCTCGCTGTTCCAGACCACGGCCCCCGCGTCGGGCTATCAGGGCACCACGGCGCCGAAATACGGCACTTGGGGCTTCGACCTGGCCGGTCGCGACACCTCGGTGAACCCGGGCGACAGCTTCATGGAGTACGCCAACGGCACGGCGTTGCAGTCGCTGCAGATCCCGTCGGACCGCACGTCGTACGGCTCGTTCGCCCTGCTGCGCGAACTGTCGGACAACCGGATGAAGGAGCTGGTCACGGGGCTGGCCGCCCGTACCGACCTGACCGCCGGTTCGGACGAGCAGAAGATCGCCGACGCCTATCGCTCGTACGCCAACGAGGCTCGGGTCGAACAGCTGGATGCCCAGCCGCTGCAGCCCTATCTGACCGCCATCCGCGCCGCCGACAGCCATCAGAAAATGGCCGCCTATATGGGCAACTCCATCGGCAAGCTGGGCTCGTCCTTTTTCCGCACCGGCATCACGATCGACGCCAAGGCCCCGAACCGCTACGTCGTCGCCGCGGGCCAGGGCGGCATCGGCCTGCCCAACCGCGACTACTATCTGTCGCCGCTCTATGCCGACAAGAAGGTCAAGTATCAGGCCTATGTCGAGCGGATGCTGACCATGATCGGCTGGGACAAGCCCGCCGAGAACGCCGCCGCCATCGTGGCGCTCGAGACCCGGATCGCCGAGGCCCACTGGACCCCGATCGAGAACCGCAACCGCGACAAGACCTACAACGAATATACCATCGCCCAGCTGGTCTCCGAAGCGCCGGGCTTCGACTGGCAGGCCTATTTCGACGCCGCGCAACTGGGTGATACGCCCCGCCTGATCGTGGCCCAGAACACCGCCGTACCCAAGATCGCGGCCATCTATGCCGAGACGCCGGTCGCGCTGTTGCAGGCCTGGCAGGCGTTCCAGACGGCCGACGGTGCCGCGCCCCTGCTGTCCAAGCGGTTCTCGGACGCCCAGTGGGAGTTCCGCTCGCGCGACCTGTCGGGTCAGCCCGAGCAGCGCAGCCGCGAAAAGCGTTCGATCTCGTTCGCCGAGGGGATGCTGGGCGAGGCGGCGGGTCGTCTTTACGTCGCCGAATATTTCCCCGCCGAGTCCAAGGCCAAGATGGAGACCCTGGTCGCCAACCTGCGCACCGCCCTGTCGCACCGCATCGAGGGCCTGACCTGGATGGGCACGGAGACCAAGGCGGCAGCCCAGGAGAAGCTGCGCAAATTCACCGTCAAGATCGGCTATCCCGACAAGTGGCGTGACTATTCCGCGCTTCAGGTTCGCGCCGACGACCTGTTCGGCAACGCCCGGCGGGCCAGCCAATTCCAGTGGGATTACCAGCGCAACCGCCTGAACGAGCCGGTCAACAAGCAGGAGTGGGGCATGACGCCCCAGACCGTGAACGCCTATTACAACTCGGCGAACAACGAGATCGTCTTCCCGGCGGCGATCCTGCAACCGCCCTTCTTCGATCCGGACGCGGACCCGGCCGTCAACTACGGCGGCATCGGCGGCGTCATCGGCCACGAGATCGGCCACGGCTTCGACGATCAGGGTTCCAAGTCCGACGGCGACGGCGTGCTGCGCAACTGGTGGACCGACGCCGACAAGACCAATTTCCTGTCTCTGACCACGCGTCTGGGTGCCCAGTACGACCAGTACGAGCCCCTGCCGGGCTACAAGGTGCAGGGCGGTCTGACGATGGGCGAGAACATCGGCGACGCCTCGGGCGTGGCGGTGGGTCTTGAGGCCTATCACCTGTCGCTGAACGGCCAGCCGGCCCCCGTGCTGGACGGCACGACCGGCGACCAGCGCTTCTTCTACGGCTGGGCCCAGGTCTGGCAGTCCAAGATGCGCGACGAGGCCGCCAAACAGCAGGTCGCCACCGATCCGCACTCGCCGGCGATGTTCCGCGTCATCGGCCCTGTGCGGAACCACGACGCCTGGTACGAGGCGTTCAACGTCCAGCCGGGCACGAAATACTACCTGCCGCCGGAAGAACGCGTCCGCATCTGGTAG